One Desulfonatronum thiodismutans DNA segment encodes these proteins:
- a CDS encoding FapA family protein: MRQTILTLTAESSEEATAMAVNDFQCPPESVEITALEDGRFKAELLDHDADIKVTISPEKMKATIIDSLPAKGKGSPLSLEGLLKKLTEAGVRISPDADVAVQVVEQLAHGSDVAGTVLAKGTLARPAKDASIEPLGDWNFPVFPGDAIAGYVPPYAGKAGLLVTGEQVSPPAGAGEADIVIAKENGCSLDRTASMIIAEQYGLPSIEDNRVSVQGLFSFVDKNMAIKATIYHRTFRDEPTEVRHFQEALQRMQVTAPLQEESVRKAVAKAKERGAPVENVILCWGKLPKEGVDGSFEPTVISTPDALGQETADGRIDFRARAIVRSVNEGDILGRLIPSQPGEPGIDVFGKTVPVKERRPFTLLAGENVRCSQESNEYFATASGMVFFQGNTLKVTEVFETKGDVNLEVGNIKLERGSVNIRGSVPSGFRVEAPGNVVVKDVVENAVIIAGGEVQVGCGIIMDQGGRVEAGGGISALYAQNAVLLAQGDVNIAHEINNCKVTAKRNIIATEGRGKIIGGILRCGEGVLAKEIGSPAGVETQIYLGAGRVTEVNMERKKELEETLQKVYNSLGSGDIKSILERAPSHKRQIVAEVLKARVRCEQELSEIEQQIREERENFRTDINLRVKAQKIIHPDVIILCFTASYKVATPLVSPTIYYDSQQNRLVLA, from the coding sequence ATGCGCCAAACAATCCTGACCCTGACCGCGGAAAGCAGTGAGGAAGCAACGGCCATGGCCGTGAACGATTTCCAGTGCCCTCCGGAAAGTGTCGAAATTACCGCGCTTGAGGACGGTCGGTTCAAGGCCGAGCTGCTGGATCATGATGCTGATATCAAGGTTACAATCTCTCCGGAAAAAATGAAGGCCACCATCATCGACTCCCTACCGGCAAAGGGCAAGGGGAGCCCCCTGAGCCTGGAAGGTCTGTTGAAAAAACTCACCGAGGCCGGAGTCCGCATTTCCCCGGACGCGGATGTTGCCGTGCAGGTGGTGGAACAACTCGCCCATGGATCTGATGTCGCGGGGACGGTCCTTGCCAAAGGGACTCTTGCCCGTCCGGCCAAGGACGCATCCATCGAGCCCCTGGGGGACTGGAATTTCCCGGTTTTTCCCGGAGACGCCATTGCCGGATACGTCCCCCCATATGCCGGCAAAGCCGGTCTCCTGGTCACCGGAGAACAGGTCTCTCCTCCCGCGGGCGCCGGGGAGGCGGACATTGTCATTGCCAAGGAGAACGGATGCAGCCTGGATCGGACGGCATCCATGATCATTGCCGAGCAGTATGGGCTGCCAAGCATCGAAGACAACAGGGTCAGCGTCCAAGGGCTTTTTTCCTTTGTGGACAAGAACATGGCCATCAAGGCTACGATTTACCACCGCACTTTCAGGGACGAACCTACAGAGGTTCGTCATTTCCAGGAGGCTCTGCAACGGATGCAGGTCACGGCCCCGCTCCAGGAAGAATCCGTGCGCAAAGCCGTGGCCAAGGCCAAGGAGCGTGGAGCGCCCGTGGAAAACGTCATCCTCTGTTGGGGCAAGTTACCCAAAGAGGGCGTTGACGGAAGCTTCGAGCCGACCGTGATTTCCACCCCCGACGCACTGGGCCAGGAAACCGCCGACGGCAGGATCGACTTCCGGGCACGGGCCATCGTTCGTTCCGTGAATGAGGGCGACATCCTGGGTCGGTTGATTCCCTCTCAACCAGGGGAGCCGGGCATCGACGTGTTCGGGAAAACCGTGCCGGTCAAAGAACGTCGTCCCTTCACCCTGTTGGCCGGAGAAAACGTTCGCTGCTCCCAAGAAAGCAACGAATATTTCGCTACGGCCTCCGGCATGGTCTTTTTTCAGGGCAACACCCTCAAGGTTACGGAAGTCTTCGAGACCAAGGGCGACGTCAACCTGGAAGTGGGCAACATCAAGTTGGAACGGGGGTCGGTCAACATCCGCGGTTCCGTGCCGTCCGGCTTCCGGGTGGAGGCGCCCGGCAACGTGGTGGTCAAGGACGTGGTCGAGAACGCCGTGATCATTGCCGGCGGCGAGGTTCAGGTGGGGTGCGGCATTATCATGGATCAGGGAGGGAGGGTGGAGGCCGGCGGCGGAATATCCGCGCTGTATGCCCAAAACGCCGTGCTCCTGGCTCAAGGTGACGTGAATATCGCCCACGAAATCAACAATTGCAAGGTTACCGCCAAACGAAACATCATCGCCACCGAGGGAAGAGGCAAGATCATCGGCGGCATTCTGCGGTGCGGAGAAGGAGTCCTGGCCAAGGAAATCGGCTCGCCCGCCGGAGTGGAAACCCAGATTTATCTGGGTGCGGGCCGCGTAACGGAAGTCAACATGGAGCGCAAAAAGGAACTGGAGGAGACCCTGCAAAAAGTCTACAACTCCCTGGGTTCCGGAGATATCAAGAGCATCCTGGAAAGAGCTCCGTCGCACAAACGCCAAATTGTGGCCGAGGTGCTCAAGGCCAGGGTGCGATGTGAGCAGGAGCTTTCAGAGATCGAACAACAAATCCGCGAAGAGCGGGAGAATTTCCGTACTGATATTAACCTGCGAGTCAAGGCGCAGAAGATTATTCACCCGGATGTCATCATCCTCTGCTTCACGGCGAGCTACAAGGTCGCCACTCCCCTTGTCAGCCCCACCATCTACTACGATTCTCAACAAAATCGACTTGTTCTGGCATAA
- a CDS encoding long-chain fatty acid--CoA ligase: MHPSQQLLIKNLFQAPVQNHPDQEIVYGESRRFTYAGFYERVARLAGMLLARGVKPGDTVAVMDYDSHRYLECYYAVPMIGAVLHTINIRLSPEQMVFTIGHAEDDVILVNADFLPLLEQIKGRLDTVREYILLTDNDAPPQTALPLSGEYEALLAAAEPLAEFPDFDEDTRATTFYTTGTTGLPKGVFFSHRQLVLHTLAGLAALSSNATQGRLHREDVYMPITPMFHVHAWGIPYMATLLGVKQVYPGKYVPEVLARLISTEKVTFSHCVPTILHMLLSDPKCAGYDLAGWKVVVGGAALPKAVCKAALDRGVDVFTGYGMSESCPILTLTHLSDAELLQDQESQIALRTRTGRPLPLVRLRRVDDADREAPDDDKTPGALQVRAPWLTRSYLKDERNSEKLWTDGWMNTGDVACRDASGSLRITDRTKDVIKVGGEWLSSLELEDIILRHPDVAEAAVIGKPDLRWGETPLALVVARQSVALSEKAVAHHVKSFVDKGVLPKEAVLVKVRLVEAIVKTSVGKTNKVALREMYLQEER, from the coding sequence ATGCATCCATCACAGCAACTGCTGATCAAGAATCTTTTCCAGGCCCCTGTCCAGAATCATCCGGACCAGGAAATCGTCTACGGCGAATCCCGTCGCTTTACTTACGCCGGGTTTTACGAGCGGGTGGCCCGGCTGGCGGGGATGCTGCTGGCCCGGGGGGTGAAGCCCGGGGACACCGTAGCGGTCATGGACTACGACAGCCATCGTTACCTGGAATGCTACTACGCCGTGCCGATGATCGGAGCGGTGCTGCACACCATCAACATCCGCCTTTCCCCGGAGCAGATGGTCTTTACCATCGGCCACGCCGAGGACGACGTCATTCTGGTCAACGCCGACTTCCTGCCCCTGCTGGAGCAGATCAAGGGACGGCTGGACACCGTGCGAGAGTATATTCTGCTCACGGACAACGACGCACCCCCTCAGACCGCCTTGCCTTTGTCCGGCGAGTACGAGGCCCTGCTGGCCGCCGCCGAGCCGCTGGCCGAGTTTCCGGATTTCGACGAGGACACCCGGGCCACCACCTTCTACACCACCGGGACCACGGGCCTGCCCAAGGGCGTCTTTTTCAGCCATCGGCAACTGGTTCTGCATACCCTGGCCGGACTGGCCGCCCTGAGTTCCAATGCCACCCAGGGGCGCTTGCACCGCGAGGACGTGTACATGCCCATCACGCCCATGTTCCACGTCCACGCCTGGGGCATCCCCTACATGGCGACCCTGCTCGGAGTGAAGCAGGTCTATCCGGGTAAGTACGTTCCCGAGGTTCTGGCCCGGCTGATCAGCACGGAGAAGGTCACCTTCAGCCACTGCGTGCCGACCATCCTGCACATGCTGCTTTCCGATCCCAAATGCGCGGGCTATGACCTGGCGGGCTGGAAGGTGGTCGTCGGCGGGGCGGCCCTGCCCAAGGCCGTGTGCAAGGCGGCCCTGGACCGGGGCGTGGACGTTTTCACGGGCTACGGCATGTCCGAATCCTGCCCCATCCTGACGCTGACCCACCTGTCCGACGCCGAACTGCTTCAGGACCAGGAAAGCCAGATCGCCCTGCGCACCCGGACCGGCCGTCCCTTGCCCCTGGTCCGGCTGCGCCGCGTCGACGACGCCGACCGGGAAGCGCCCGACGACGACAAAACCCCCGGAGCCCTGCAAGTCCGCGCCCCGTGGCTGACGCGGTCCTATCTCAAGGATGAGCGCAATTCGGAAAAATTGTGGACCGACGGTTGGATGAACACCGGAGACGTGGCCTGCCGCGACGCCTCGGGCAGTCTGCGGATCACGGACCGGACCAAGGACGTGATCAAGGTCGGCGGAGAATGGCTCAGTTCCCTGGAGCTGGAGGACATCATCCTGCGCCATCCGGACGTGGCCGAAGCCGCGGTGATCGGCAAGCCGGACCTGCGTTGGGGAGAAACGCCCTTGGCCCTGGTCGTGGCCAGGCAGAGCGTCGCGCTGTCGGAAAAGGCCGTGGCCCATCACGTCAAGAGCTTCGTGGACAAGGGCGTGCTGCCCAAGGAAGCGGTGCTGGTCAAGGTCCGCCTGGTGGAGGCTATCGTCAAGACCAGCGTGGGCAAGACCAACAAGGTGGCCCTGCGGGAGATGTATCTGCAGGAAGAGCGATGA
- the rpoZ gene encoding DNA-directed RNA polymerase subunit omega, with product MARITVEDCLQQVDNRFLVVQMAIKRVQQYRKGYHSLVESDNKEIVTALREIAAGKVLPAEDIKEAGIVGLTK from the coding sequence ATGGCCAGGATTACCGTGGAAGACTGCTTGCAGCAGGTGGACAATCGATTTCTCGTGGTGCAGATGGCCATCAAGCGGGTCCAGCAGTACCGCAAGGGGTACCATTCCCTTGTGGAGAGCGACAACAAGGAAATCGTCACCGCGTTGCGTGAAATTGCCGCGGGCAAGGTGCTGCCCGCCGAGGACATTAAGGAAGCCGGCATCGTCGGCCTGACGAAGTAA
- the dnaJ gene encoding molecular chaperone DnaJ: MAGRKDFYDVLGVARDAAEDEIKKAYRRLAMKYHPDRNPDDPQAEARFKEAAEAYEVLRDPQKRAHYDRFGHEGLNNSGFQGFRSNEDIFSTFSDIFGEFFGFGSRGPRPQAGADLRYNLTLAFRDAAKGTEVELQIPRNEVCGDCEGSGAAPGTRPETCKHCGGQGQMIQNQGFFRLAVTCPVCQGQGEIITSPCRACHGRGIARKTRELKVRIPAGVDNGSRLRLRGEGEPGLHGGPPGDLYVVVHVEEDKVFRRQGQNLVVKKDISFVDAALGARIEVPTLDEPVPMDVPRGTQSGHVFQISSMGLPHLGSTQRGDLLVEVQVKTPTKLTGKQEELLREFARLEEDRPMKKVKRFFEKAKDAVKG; the protein is encoded by the coding sequence ATGGCTGGTCGCAAGGATTTTTACGACGTTCTCGGCGTGGCTCGGGACGCCGCGGAAGACGAGATCAAGAAGGCCTACCGCCGATTGGCCATGAAGTATCATCCGGACCGCAATCCGGATGATCCGCAGGCGGAAGCACGTTTCAAAGAGGCCGCGGAAGCCTACGAAGTGCTGCGCGATCCGCAAAAGCGCGCCCACTACGACCGGTTCGGCCACGAAGGGCTGAACAACTCCGGCTTCCAGGGTTTCCGGAGCAACGAGGACATTTTTTCCACGTTCAGCGATATTTTCGGCGAGTTTTTCGGGTTCGGCTCCCGGGGGCCACGCCCTCAGGCCGGCGCGGACCTGCGGTACAATTTAACCCTGGCGTTTCGCGACGCGGCCAAGGGAACGGAGGTCGAACTCCAGATTCCGCGCAATGAAGTCTGTGGTGACTGCGAAGGCTCCGGCGCGGCCCCGGGCACCCGGCCCGAGACCTGCAAGCATTGCGGCGGCCAGGGGCAGATGATCCAGAATCAGGGCTTTTTCCGTCTGGCCGTGACCTGTCCGGTTTGTCAGGGCCAGGGGGAAATTATCACCTCTCCTTGCCGGGCCTGCCATGGACGGGGGATTGCCCGTAAAACCAGGGAACTGAAAGTCCGCATCCCCGCCGGGGTGGACAACGGCAGCCGCCTGCGGCTGCGCGGCGAAGGCGAACCGGGCCTGCACGGCGGACCTCCGGGCGATCTGTACGTGGTCGTCCACGTGGAGGAAGACAAGGTCTTCCGGCGCCAGGGCCAGAATCTGGTGGTCAAAAAAGACATCAGCTTCGTGGACGCGGCTCTCGGGGCGCGCATCGAGGTGCCTACCCTGGATGAGCCGGTGCCCATGGATGTTCCCAGGGGCACCCAGAGCGGGCATGTTTTTCAGATTTCGAGCATGGGCCTGCCCCATCTGGGCAGTACCCAGCGCGGGGATCTGCTGGTGGAAGTTCAGGTCAAGACCCCCACCAAGCTGACCGGCAAGCAGGAGGAACTGCTTCGGGAGTTCGCCCGCCTGGAGGAGGATCGGCCCATGAAGAAGGTCAAACGTTTTTTTGAAAAGGCCAAGGACGCGGTCAAAGGATAA
- the moaC gene encoding cyclic pyranopterin monophosphate synthase MoaC — translation MDDKFSHLTEEGELTMVDVGTKEQTQRLAMARGEVVLSAKTLDLLMAKALPKGDVLATAKIAGIMAAKKTAELIPLCHGLNLSYVDLRFAVDVQRQRIVIDSEIRCTDRTGAEMEALMAVQMAAMTIYDMCKAVQKDIVIGPCRLIHKSGGRGGTYDAMPDEDTE, via the coding sequence ATGGACGATAAATTTTCGCATCTGACCGAAGAAGGCGAGTTGACCATGGTCGACGTGGGGACCAAGGAGCAGACCCAGCGGCTGGCCATGGCCCGGGGCGAGGTGGTGCTTTCCGCCAAGACACTGGACCTGCTCATGGCCAAGGCCCTGCCCAAGGGCGACGTGCTGGCCACGGCCAAGATCGCCGGGATCATGGCGGCCAAGAAGACCGCGGAGTTGATCCCCTTGTGCCACGGCCTGAATCTGTCCTACGTGGATTTGCGGTTCGCCGTGGACGTCCAGCGGCAACGGATCGTGATCGACTCGGAAATCCGCTGCACGGACCGCACCGGGGCGGAGATGGAGGCCCTGATGGCCGTGCAGATGGCCGCCATGACCATTTACGACATGTGCAAGGCCGTGCAGAAGGACATAGTCATCGGTCCCTGCCGCCTGATTCACAAGTCCGGAGGCCGGGGCGGGACCTACGACGCCATGCCGGATGAGGACACCGAATAG
- the hisF gene encoding imidazole glycerol phosphate synthase subunit HisF: MLSKRIIPCLDVRDGRLTKGVKFKGNVDIGDPVDMARFYSDEGADELVFYDITASSEGRGIMLRVVEEVASKTFIPFSVGGGIRNVADMRAVLLAGAEKISVNSAAVRAPEIISQGAAAFGSQCVVVGMDVLKVPATSDIPSGYEVVIHGGRTPTGMDALAWAKRVQELGAGEICLNSIDADGTKEGYELTLTRLIAESVSIPVIASGGAGKPEHMADALTQGLASAALIASIVHYGEYTIRGIKDILANQGIKVRQIW, encoded by the coding sequence ATGCTCAGTAAGCGGATCATCCCCTGCCTGGACGTCCGGGACGGACGGCTGACCAAAGGCGTGAAGTTTAAGGGCAACGTGGACATCGGCGACCCGGTGGACATGGCCAGGTTCTACTCCGACGAAGGGGCCGACGAACTGGTCTTCTACGACATCACGGCGTCCAGCGAGGGCCGCGGCATCATGCTCCGGGTGGTGGAGGAGGTGGCCTCCAAGACGTTCATTCCCTTTTCCGTGGGCGGCGGGATCCGCAACGTCGCGGACATGCGGGCCGTGCTCCTGGCTGGCGCGGAGAAGATCTCCGTCAACTCCGCGGCGGTCCGCGCTCCGGAGATCATCTCCCAGGGCGCGGCGGCCTTTGGCTCGCAGTGCGTGGTGGTGGGCATGGACGTGCTCAAGGTGCCCGCCACGTCGGATATCCCTTCCGGTTACGAGGTGGTGATTCACGGCGGGCGAACGCCCACGGGGATGGACGCCCTGGCCTGGGCCAAGCGGGTCCAGGAACTTGGCGCGGGGGAAATCTGCCTCAACTCCATCGACGCCGACGGGACCAAGGAAGGATATGAACTGACCCTGACCCGGCTGATTGCCGAGTCCGTGTCCATCCCGGTGATCGCCTCCGGCGGAGCGGGCAAACCCGAGCACATGGCCGACGCCTTGACCCAGGGTCTGGCCTCCGCCGCCCTGATCGCATCCATCGTGCACTACGGCGAGTACACGATTCGGGGCATCAAGGATATCCTGGCGAACCAGGGGATCAAAGTCCGTCAGATTTGGTGA
- the hisH gene encoding imidazole glycerol phosphate synthase subunit HisH → MLAILDYEAGNQTSVRRALDFLGIPCAITAEPNALLQADGVIFPGVGAAGQAMTELGDKGLDAVLKEVVRSDKPLLGICVGCQILLDYSEENDTKTLAILPGECRRFDPTWKDEDGRNLIIPHMGWNGLRRKQECVLLDNVPDEAEFYFVHSYFPVPSPELVLATTFYGQEFASLFGRPGLWATQFHPEKSGRPGLTLLANFHNYCKEAAHAQ, encoded by the coding sequence ATGCTGGCTATTTTGGATTACGAGGCAGGGAACCAGACCAGCGTCCGCAGGGCGTTGGATTTTCTGGGCATCCCGTGCGCGATCACCGCGGAGCCGAACGCGCTGCTGCAAGCGGACGGGGTGATTTTCCCCGGCGTCGGCGCGGCTGGCCAAGCCATGACCGAACTCGGCGACAAGGGGCTGGACGCCGTGCTCAAGGAAGTGGTCCGTTCGGACAAACCGCTTCTGGGCATCTGCGTTGGCTGCCAGATTCTGCTGGACTACAGCGAGGAAAACGACACCAAAACCCTGGCCATTCTGCCCGGCGAGTGTCGCCGCTTCGATCCGACCTGGAAGGACGAGGACGGTCGGAACCTGATCATCCCGCACATGGGCTGGAACGGTCTGCGCCGCAAGCAAGAGTGCGTCCTGTTGGACAATGTCCCCGACGAAGCGGAGTTCTATTTCGTGCACAGCTACTTCCCCGTGCCGTCGCCGGAACTGGTCCTGGCCACGACCTTCTACGGGCAAGAGTTCGCTTCGCTTTTCGGCAGGCCCGGACTCTGGGCCACCCAGTTCCATCCGGAAAAGAGCGGCCGCCCCGGCCTGACCCTGCTCGCCAACTTCCATAACTACTGCAAGGAGGCGGCCCATGCTCAGTAA
- a CDS encoding patatin-like phospholipase family protein encodes MREEDVISRRRFLAGAAAFAVSLPLTAPARDQSEETLSADLTVGLALGSGGANGLAHIPMLEVFDELDIVPKIIAGTSIGAVIGALYASGLSGADLRRLALDFASEDRHIMSTLIQGSAGLSLLDLIRPDLDDGGLLDSQGFLDFLHEKVRVSTFEELAVPLMVVAADYWKREQVVLDQGPLIPAIKASMAVPGLFSPVELDGRLLVDGGTVNPLPFDLLHDRCDLVVAVDVSGGAAEPTEPTEDKPDALDSLFNTFEIMQRAITAEKVKNREPHIFIRPETSGVRLLHFHKAEQIFTQSEPAAQELKAVLRRHLSGES; translated from the coding sequence GTGCGAGAAGAAGACGTGATTTCCCGTCGCCGCTTCCTGGCCGGAGCCGCGGCGTTCGCCGTCTCCCTGCCTCTCACCGCCCCGGCTCGGGATCAGTCCGAGGAAACGCTTTCCGCCGACTTGACCGTCGGCCTGGCTCTCGGTTCCGGCGGGGCCAATGGCTTGGCCCATATTCCCATGCTCGAAGTCTTCGACGAGCTGGACATCGTCCCCAAGATAATCGCCGGAACCAGCATCGGAGCCGTGATCGGAGCCCTCTACGCCTCCGGCCTTTCCGGGGCGGACCTGCGTCGGTTGGCCTTGGACTTCGCCTCCGAGGACAGGCACATCATGAGTACCCTGATCCAAGGCAGCGCGGGATTGAGCCTGCTGGACCTCATCCGGCCCGACCTGGACGACGGAGGACTGTTGGACAGCCAGGGGTTTCTCGATTTCCTGCATGAAAAGGTCCGCGTTTCCACCTTCGAGGAGCTGGCCGTCCCCCTGATGGTCGTGGCCGCGGACTACTGGAAGCGGGAACAAGTGGTTCTGGACCAGGGGCCGCTGATCCCGGCGATCAAAGCCAGCATGGCCGTTCCCGGCCTGTTCTCCCCGGTGGAGCTGGACGGTCGGCTGCTGGTGGACGGCGGCACGGTGAACCCGTTGCCCTTTGACCTGCTCCACGATCGGTGCGACCTGGTCGTGGCCGTGGACGTTTCCGGCGGAGCGGCGGAACCAACGGAACCAACCGAGGACAAACCCGACGCGCTGGACTCCCTGTTCAACACCTTTGAAATAATGCAGCGGGCCATCACCGCGGAAAAGGTGAAAAACCGCGAGCCCCACATTTTCATTCGCCCGGAAACATCCGGAGTCCGTCTGCTGCACTTCCACAAGGCCGAGCAGATTTTCACACAATCCGAACCCGCCGCCCAAGAGCTGAAAGCCGTCCTGCGCCGGCACCTTTCAGGCGAGTCGTAA
- a CDS encoding HDOD domain-containing protein, with product MIKRKIILSQITRVPVLSSAVQEGMRLLRDPQMDMGALANVLQHDPGITANILRLANTPYFGSMSRVNNLRDAVVRLGAKRVSQLLLTVAVTPRISGELEGYDQAPCTLLEQSLAIAVASELAAAELGIDAPSHTFTAGLLANIGKIVLSQFLENEYEQVNALVECENVSFEEAERRILGASHAEIGAELLASWNLPEEIVRVVRHFRAPESCPERDVALDLVHVGSAAAAMTGIGQGLDGMQYPVSEAVVERLGLTEAQVREVLVKLLEHVAKLKEVLPKCEKKT from the coding sequence ATGATCAAGCGCAAGATCATCCTCTCCCAGATCACCCGGGTACCGGTGCTTTCCAGTGCCGTACAGGAAGGCATGCGTCTGTTGCGCGACCCTCAGATGGACATGGGCGCCCTGGCCAATGTCTTACAGCATGATCCAGGGATTACCGCCAACATCCTGCGGCTGGCCAACACCCCGTATTTCGGCTCCATGAGCCGGGTGAACAATCTTCGCGACGCCGTGGTCCGCCTCGGCGCGAAACGGGTTTCCCAGCTCCTGCTCACCGTGGCCGTCACTCCCCGGATCAGCGGGGAATTGGAAGGCTACGATCAAGCTCCCTGCACCCTTCTGGAACAATCCCTGGCCATTGCCGTGGCCTCGGAACTCGCCGCCGCCGAATTGGGCATCGACGCTCCGTCGCACACCTTCACCGCCGGACTGCTGGCCAACATCGGCAAGATCGTGCTGAGTCAATTTCTGGAGAACGAATACGAGCAGGTCAACGCACTGGTAGAGTGTGAGAACGTCTCCTTCGAAGAAGCCGAACGCCGCATTCTGGGAGCGAGTCACGCGGAAATCGGGGCCGAACTGCTGGCCTCCTGGAACCTGCCCGAGGAGATCGTGCGCGTGGTCCGCCATTTTCGCGCCCCCGAATCCTGCCCGGAACGGGACGTGGCCCTGGATCTCGTCCACGTCGGCTCCGCGGCCGCCGCCATGACCGGCATCGGCCAGGGGCTGGACGGCATGCAGTACCCTGTTTCCGAGGCCGTGGTTGAACGTCTGGGACTGACCGAAGCTCAGGTCCGGGAGGTGCTGGTCAAACTCCTGGAGCACGTCGCCAAACTTAAGGAAGTATTGCCGAAGTGCGAGAAGAAGACGTGA
- a CDS encoding chemotaxis protein CheD, translated as MRINVGISEMRVTKQPGVILVTHSLGSCMGLAAYDPVFKVAGLIHCLLPKPSGNKKASENPAMCVSTGVPAMIREMYALGAQRQNLVLKAAGCSRMMNVLNQFNTGLRNQEVLLALLEHNGLKLAAGEMGGSVPRTMYLLADTGRVLIRSKREEREL; from the coding sequence ATGAGAATCAACGTCGGCATCTCCGAGATGCGCGTGACCAAACAACCCGGAGTGATTCTCGTCACTCACTCCCTGGGCTCCTGCATGGGGCTGGCGGCCTACGACCCGGTCTTCAAGGTCGCCGGGCTGATTCACTGCCTGCTTCCGAAACCCTCCGGCAACAAAAAGGCCTCGGAAAATCCGGCTATGTGCGTCAGCACCGGGGTCCCGGCCATGATCCGGGAAATGTACGCCCTGGGCGCCCAGCGCCAAAACCTGGTCCTGAAAGCCGCCGGGTGCAGTCGAATGATGAACGTGCTCAACCAGTTCAACACCGGGCTGCGCAACCAGGAGGTCTTGCTGGCCCTGCTGGAGCACAACGGCCTGAAGCTCGCGGCCGGTGAAATGGGCGGGAGCGTCCCCAGGACCATGTATCTGCTTGCGGATACCGGCCGGGTCCTGATCCGGTCCAAACGCGAGGAACGCGAACTATGA
- a CDS encoding glycoside hydrolase family 3 protein: MNQYHPRFPLLLFGRRLLLTVLITLLLSACLAGGADSDEHMETKIGQMLLIGFRGLEVDETSPIVRDIREGRVGGVIIFDYDVALRSPVRNVASPEQLEKLVADLRAANPRTPLFVAIDQEGGRVNRLKERYGFPPTVSQGWLGEQNDPSLTGEYAHRTAKTLSGLGINVNLAPVVDVNVNPDNPVIGKLERSFSAEPHTVAVHAAAVIAAHQTEGVLTALKHFPGHGSSTTDSHLGFTDVTRTWSEKELEPYREILRTTGADMIMTAHVFNARLDPDWPATLSPATMQGLLRNQMGFQGVIISDDMQMQAITDHYDLETALEQTILAGADVIIFGNNLVYDKNIAQKAGEIILNLVREGRVPEWRIHQSYTRIMHLKSRLAARGNTECRLCDAY, encoded by the coding sequence ATGAACCAATACCATCCGCGTTTCCCACTCCTTCTTTTCGGCCGACGATTACTCCTGACCGTCTTGATCACCTTGCTCCTGTCCGCCTGCCTGGCCGGAGGAGCGGACTCGGACGAGCACATGGAAACCAAGATCGGGCAGATGCTGTTGATCGGCTTTCGCGGCCTGGAAGTGGACGAAACCAGCCCCATTGTCCGGGACATCCGGGAGGGGCGGGTCGGTGGCGTGATCATCTTCGACTACGACGTGGCCCTGCGCAGCCCGGTGCGCAACGTGGCCTCGCCGGAGCAGCTCGAAAAACTGGTAGCGGACCTGCGCGCCGCGAACCCCAGGACGCCGTTATTCGTGGCCATTGACCAGGAAGGCGGGCGGGTCAACCGGCTCAAGGAGCGGTACGGCTTTCCGCCCACGGTCTCCCAGGGCTGGCTGGGCGAGCAAAACGACCCAAGCCTGACGGGCGAATACGCCCATCGGACCGCGAAGACGCTCTCCGGGCTGGGAATCAACGTCAATCTGGCTCCAGTGGTGGACGTGAACGTGAATCCGGACAATCCGGTGATCGGCAAGCTGGAACGCAGCTTTTCCGCGGAACCGCATACGGTGGCGGTTCACGCCGCCGCGGTGATCGCCGCGCATCAGACCGAAGGCGTGCTCACGGCCCTCAAACACTTTCCGGGCCACGGCAGTTCCACCACGGACTCCCACCTGGGCTTCACCGACGTGACCCGGACCTGGTCCGAGAAGGAGCTGGAACCGTACCGGGAAATCCTGCGCACCACGGGCGCGGACATGATTATGACAGCCCACGTGTTCAACGCCCGCCTCGACCCGGACTGGCCCGCGACCCTCTCCCCGGCCACCATGCAGGGTCTGCTTCGCAATCAGATGGGCTTCCAGGGCGTGATCATCTCCGACGACATGCAGATGCAGGCCATCACCGACCACTACGACCTGGAAACCGCCCTGGAGCAGACCATCCTGGCCGGGGCGGACGTGATCATCTTCGGCAACAACCTGGTCTACGACAAAAACATCGCCCAAAAGGCCGGCGAGATCATCCTGAACCTGGTCCGGGAAGGACGGGTGCCGGAGTGGCGCATCCACCAGTCCTACACCCGGATCATGCATCTCAAATCGCGCCTCGCCGCCAGGGGGAACACGGAGTGCAGGCTCTGCGACGCCTATTGA